The uncultured Desulfovibrio sp. genome segment GTGCTCGTAAAAACTGCGGATATCCACCACCATGCTGCCGCGCAGCTTTGCTTCCAGAAGGTCATGGGCAATGTCGTCGTCAATGGGCGCATCGGGCAACAAAAGGATCATGGTCGCCTGTTTTTCTTTGGCAATGTCCAGTGCCATGAAGGGGGCACCAAGGCACGGCCCGGCATCCGGCCCCTGATCTCGCTCGCCCACATAGCCAAGAATCTCGGCCTTGGGCAGGCCTTCTGCGAGCAACTGGCGCACCTTGCCCGCGCGGTCCACCCCTACCAGCAAAATGCGCAGCGGGTGGGTAAGCCTTTCGGCGTTGAGGTGGTAAATCCAGCGCCAGCCCAGAGAAAAGGCCAGCGAAAGGGCAAAAAGCATGGCCACGGTTTCGCGGTCAAAACGCCAGTGCTGAAAGGCATAAGAAGCGGTAGCCGAAGAAACAATGCCAAGCAGGCAGGCTACCAGCACCCGCCCCACGGTTTCCTTGAAGTCCTCGTTGCCCACGCTGTACGCATCGAGGATGTAAAAGAAGAGCATGTAAAAGAAGATGGTAAAGAGCGTAGCGCCCGTATAGTCGTGGAAAATGCTCAGATCGGATTCGACCGTCAGAAAGCCGGAAATGCTGAGAGCCAGTAAAATGCAGATCAGATCCAGAACCTGCAGCATGGCCATGCGGTATGTGCTTATCATAGGGTATCCTCAATGGCGGGCACGCGCATGTCTACAAGAATGCGCGCGGCCACTTTTTCTGCGTCAAATTCACTCAGGGCCAGTTCGCGCCCGGCCTGTCCCATGCGGGCAATGCTTTCAGGGCTGGTGATAAAGGATTCCATGGCGCCAGCCAGTGCCTGCGGGTCGCGTACCGGCACAAGATAGCCGTTGACGCCGTTGCGCACAACCTCTCGGCAGCCGGGGGCGT includes the following:
- a CDS encoding sugar transferase, with translation MISTYRMAMLQVLDLICILLALSISGFLTVESDLSIFHDYTGATLFTIFFYMLFFYILDAYSVGNEDFKETVGRVLVACLLGIVSSATASYAFQHWRFDRETVAMLFALSLAFSLGWRWIYHLNAERLTHPLRILLVGVDRAGKVRQLLAEGLPKAEILGYVGERDQGPDAGPCLGAPFMALDIAKEKQATMILLLPDAPIDDDIAHDLLEAKLRGSMVVDIRSFYEHVVQRLPLSQINDEWLLQTEGFSLNTRGSLRRLKRALDVLISLLLLIPAAPIMLLTAIVVRLESPGPVIYKQDRVGLFEKEFTVYKFRSMRADAEKNGAVWASTHDARVTKFGKFIRKVRIDELPQIWNILKGDMSFIGPRPERMAFVTKLKETIPYYSLRHTVKPGLTGWAQVCYPYGASEDDARRKLEYDLYYIKNMSILLDINIVFKTVGVVLFPKGAR